One Plectropomus leopardus isolate mb unplaced genomic scaffold, YSFRI_Pleo_2.0 unplaced_scaffold23423, whole genome shotgun sequence genomic window, TAAGAAACGGAacaaatttggtcaggtttcaaaggtttaaatgtgtgtgaaaggcatctgaacacagtgCAAGAAAACTTATGTCAATACcttttttcaaagggttaaatcactgacaaacagaactgcaaaaacatcttttttttggtttaagaGAAAATCCGTGACTTGAGCACAGCATGTCAGACTCTGTGTTAGCTGTCAGATAACCTTTGTGAGCACAGGTACATCACTGGACCAGTTATAGCGTTTTTATACCAAACCTGGCAACTTTACCAGAATATAAAGTGCATTTCCATCCAACTagttttatgaatatttttaatttgccaaaaaaaaattaacctctGTGGAAACCaaaaatttgaataataatCTCAAAAAAGCTCTTAAACTCAGCGGAGATGGAAAAGGAAATATACTGATAAATGGTAAATCCTCAAAATAAACACGTAGACACGTATTGTTGCCTCAGAAGACGGACGTGCCATCCTTCATTAAAACTCTTCACCTTCTGATTTCAGCTGAACCCAGCGTCACTCTCTCAGAGATCACCTCCTCCAGTCACGACACCATGCTGGCGTGCAGCGTGTACGATTTCTACCCCAAAAATATCAGGGTGACGTGGCACCGCAACGGACAGGAAGTGACCTCAGGCGTGACCATAAGCGAGGTGATGACGAACGGAGACTGGACCTATCAGGTTCACTCTTACCTGGAGCAGCCAGCTGGCCGACAGCACGGGGTCACCTGTATGGTGGAGCACGAGAGCCTCAGAGAGCCCAAGATTTATGACTGGGGTGAGACACATGATGGATCTTATTTAtgatcaaaaatgtattcatcTTACAAATTTTGCGCGCCTTGGAGCATTATATCCCCCCAAGATAGCACGATATTCCAAGAAAAACTCTGAGAAGTCAGAGAAAATTTGTTCAtatattgtttcttgcatgaggcttGATGTTGGTGCTGATGGATGCCACAGGTTATTTAGTTTAACACAATATCTGTGTCTTCTCTGTAACTTTGTAAACATGTAATGGTTAATCATTGACCCTTTCATGGGCCCCCTCTAGGCCTGAGGGTCCTCAGTGCCCTTTAACCCCCGTCACCAAAACCTGAGGCGccgtagtagtaataataataataataataatgataataacaacaacaacaaca contains:
- the LOC121966187 gene encoding SLA class II histocompatibility antigen, DQ haplotype D beta chain-like; translation: CPLLSDCAAGGSGYFVNADFWCAWYSAEPEQVEYLVDWYFNEEFTMQYNSTVGKWTGFTPAGLSTAAMFNADERNIQRRMLEREFICVNRIDLVQITVEENMAEPSVTLSEITSSSHDTMLACSVYDFYPKNIRVTWHRNGQEVTSGVTISEVMTNGDWTYQVHSYLEQPAGRQHGVTCMVEHESLREPKIYDWGETHDGSYL